Below is a genomic region from Vibrio cortegadensis.
TCGTCCAGAAAACTTCAAAATGTTCTACAGCATTTATCACCCCATTCTAATGATGACCAGTCGTCAGTGCTTTTTCCAACGTACGGTCGGTTGTAATAAGCCGAGTATAGAAGCGGGTTGCATGCTCAAATGTGAAAAAGCGACCACGATTACGAATGTTAAAGGTGTCTCATTCGCTGTTGATAAACAGAAGGGAGGATATCCTAGCATCTATAACCATGAGCAATTTTTGAACTATGATGCGGTAAATGATTTTTCAGAGCTGTTTGATGAGTTCTTTATTGACCTTACTAATATTGGATCTGGCTCAAAAGAGATGCACGACAAAGCGGAATTGGTCAAACTTTTTGAAGCTTTACTTAATGGCGAACAAGGCTCTCAGGAACAGTTAGACGATTTAGTCACGATCTCGACTAAAGCGCAGTATGTTCAAGGCCTGTAAATGTAAGTTTTAGAGTGAATTTGTCTCATCCACGGCTAAGTTGCTCAATTGCTCAGTTACTCAGTTACTTAGTTACTTAGTTGCGGATGAGATGGGATGGTTTGTTATACGGTAAGTATCAATTCAATGTAAACTTAAAGTCAAATCTTGGACTAATGCATGCATTATTGTGTTGCATATAAGCAGTCTGTGTGATTTGTACGCTACATTGTTTTGGTCTTGCTTTTATTTTGTTTGTTTTGTGTTAATTGGGTTGTGATTTATAGTGACTCAAGTCACATTGACTGTGGTGAAGAAAAATTTTGTTTCTATCTTAGTAAATCCTCCTGCTAATCTCCGACACGCTTTGTAATGTTGTCAAAGTGGAATTTTAAGGAGTGTTCATGAAGAATACTAAGAAACCAATGTCTCTAACTGGCCGCGTAATTGTCGGTATGATTGCAGGCATTTTGACTGGGTTCGCGATTCGAGCTCTGTTTGCTGAAAACGGATTTGTCGACGCTTATATTGTTAATGGCCTATTCGAGGTCGGCGGAAAAATATTTATTGCTAGCTTGAAAATGCTAGTAGTACCGCTTGTTTTTGTCTCCCTAGTATGTGGTACAAGCTCTCTTAAAGATGTCACGACCTTAGGTCGCCTTGGTGGTAAGACATTAGCTTTCTACATTACGACTACTGCTGTTGCGATTACACTGGCTCTAACAATGGGTTACGTGTTCCAACCGGGCGCAGGTGCTGACTTAACGGCTGCAACTACATTCCAATCAGCTGAAGCCCCAACGTTGGGTCAAGTGATTATAGGTATGTTCCCAACTAACCCTATCAATGCGATGGCAGAAGGTAAAACGCTTCAAGTGATCGTGTTTGCGGTTCTGTTTGGTATCGCTATGAGTGCTGCGGGTAAACCTGGTGAGCGTATGGCGGCTGTGTTTAGTGATCTAAATGAAGTGATCATGAAACTTGTGGCGTTGCTGATGAATATCGCCCCTTACGGTGTATTCTTCCTAATGGCAAAATTGTTTACCGGATTAGGTTTAAGTGCAATTGTTAACCTTGCAGAGTACTTCCTAGTATTGGCAGGAACATTAATATTGCATGGTCTAGTGACCTATAGTGTGATGTTAAAATCATTCACAGGCCTCAGCCCAATAACCTTCTTACGTAAGATGGAAGATGCAGTGATGTTTGCTTTTTCAACAGCCTCATCCAATGCAACGATTCCTGTTACGATGGAAACAGTTAAGAACCGTTTAGGTGTTGATAACAAGATTGCTTCGTTTACCGTACCACTAGGTGCAACCATCAACATGGATGGTACTGCTATTATGCAGGGTGTGGCGACGGCATTTATCGCACAAGCATTCAATATTGATCTTACAATGGGTGACTACCTAACGGTTATCTTTACCGCTACGATTGCATCAGTAGGTACTGCAGGCGTTCCAGGTGTAGGTCTTATCATGCTAGCAATGGTATTAAACCAAGTTGGTTTACCGCTAGAAGGTATTGCTCTTATTATGGGTGTTGACCGTCTACTTGATATGATTCGTACAGCAGTCAATATCACAGGTGATAGTGCGGTAAGTTGTATCGTAGCAAAATCTGAAGGTGCATTAGATCTAGAACGATTCAATAATCCAGAAGCGGGTGCCAAAGAAGAAGAAGTGCATCTGTCTCGTGCTTAATTGTGAATAACGATTAATCGTATAAGACAAAGAATAAGAAAAAGCCAGTGAGGATCAATCTTGCTGGCTTTTTCTGTTTTTGTACTTCGTTTTTATGAGAGCAACATGCTTACTTGTCAAAGCGACTAGGAAAGTCACTAAAGATAGCATCGACATTCTCTAGGAGAGGGAATGACTCCGGTGTATTAACCGTAAAACACCAGACTTGATAACCATTGTCTTGAAGCTCTTTAATATGAGATTCTGCTAACCAGAAATAGTTAAGGTTACAGCTAAAAGCATTGATTTCAGACAGTAACAAACGCACGCTATCGTTCAACCTTTCACTGATAACGGCTAATCGATAAGCCCCGCAATGCTGGTGCAGCTCACGCATGACATCGTGGCTAAAGCTCGATAACAATAATTTGTTCTTGGGTATAGGCGACTGCTCAAGTTGTTTTTTTAATTGCTTAACAACGGCTTGAGAGTCATGTTGGTCAACTTTGACTTCTAGGTTTAATCCCAAATTATGTTGTTCGGCGATGTGCAATAAATCATCTAATGTCAGAATGAGCTCACCAGAGAATTGGGTATCAAACCACGAACCAAAATCCAGTGCTTTCAAGTCGGCTAGGGTGTAGGAATCGACACGGCCTTTACCATTACTGCATCGGTCAATCGTGTGATCGTGACAGATCACTAGCTCACCATCTTTTGTCGGCTGAACATCAACTTCGATCCAGTCCAAATCTAACGCTATAGCTTGCTGTATGCTTGCCATCGTATTCTCTGGATGAGTTCCTGCCACTCCTCGGTGGCCAACAATCAGTGGCGTCATTTTTTATCCTTAAAGTGAGGCGATCAATTCAACGTCGTTAAATTGGCACAATTGTTCAATGTTGTCAGTAGTTTGATCGATAAATAGTCGCTTAATTTCACGTAGTGTACCACTGACAACCTGTTTATAGCGCTTACATTCTGGCGGTGCGGCTACATTCTTGATGCACGGTTACATAGCAATGTTGTGGGTGCAATTGAAGTATTCGGCAAACTTCGGCTTGGCTCTATACGTTTTCCCGTGGAAGAAAAGATATGCAAATTAGCCATGCTGACATGGATTGATAAAGGGTGATTAGTATCTAAATCCATTTCAGGTGTTACAGCAATAAAAGGGTGCTCATTGATCTTGCCGTGAACGAGCTGATTTGGGCCTAGAGGCTCGACAACGTGTATATTGGTACTAAGCGTGAGTGAGCGGTTTTCTAGTGTATTTACGTTTGGACTTGTTATCGATATCGTTGGAGTAATGGGTGAGATCTCAGCGTGTTCTGGCCTTATTCCAACCACAATATCTTGCTGTTCAAGATAAGAGTATTCACTGAGATAAATCTGCTGTTTCCCCATTTCTAAATAACCATTGTCTATTGTCGCGGGAATGAAGTTCATGGCGGGGCTGCCAATAAAGCTCGCAACGAACTGACTTGCAGGTTGGTGGTACACTTCTTTTGGAGTGCCTACTTGCTCTATCTTACCCTGATTTAATACCACAATTCGATCGGCCAGCGTCATTGCTTCTACTTGATCATGGGTTACATAGACACTAGTTACCGCGAGTTCACGTTGCAATTTTTTGATCTCCAAACGCATGTGTGCTCTTAGGGCCGCATCTAAGTTGGAGAGAGGTTCATCAAATAGAAACAGCTGTGGATCACGAACAATCGCACGCCCCATTGCAACTCGTTGTCGTTGACCACCTGAAAGTTTCGATGGTTTCCTATCTAGATATTCTTCGATTTTAAGTGTGGTGGATACTTTGCTAATTTTTTCGGCAATAGATTGTCTATCAACACCGCGATTCTTTAAACCATAGGCAAGATTATCGTAAACACTCATGTGCGGATACAGTGCGTAGTTTTGGAAAACCATCGCGATATCTCGTAAGGCTGGTTTAAGGTTGTCGACACGGCGACCAGCTAGATGAATTTCACCGGATGTTATCGATTCTAAACCGGCAATCGATCGTAAAATTGACGATTTTCCGCAACCTGAAGGTCCGACAAGAACCAGAAATTCACCGTCTTTAATTTCTAAACTGACGCCTTTCACTGCTTGGTGTCCATTCTCATAGGTTTTAACAAGCTGTTTAATGTTCAACATGATGCTTTCCTTGGGCTGTGAATCGAAATCAACGGTATTGATGGATTGAATGTGATCCGTTTTAGAGTGAGAACCATCACTATTAGCATGCTGTTTTGAGTAAAGTTGTATAATTTATTTCTCACTTTCGACTAATCCTTTAACAAACCATCGTTGAAATATCACGACCACCAATACAGGAGGAAGCATGGCGAGAATGACCATGGCAAAGGCATAGTCGTAACGAGGTGAGTTGGTTTCGTTAATATTATTTAAGATCTGCTTAATGCCCATCACAATCGTGTTGTAGCCTTCATCTGTCGTCATCATGATTGGCCATAAATATTGATTCCATCCGACAACAAACATAATGATAAAAATGGCCGCTATCATTGTTTTAGAAAGCGGAAGCAATATGTCAAACAAGAAGCGAATAGGGCCTGCATTATCAAGTTGAGCGGCTTCTAACAATTCGTCTGGAATCGTTTTGAAAAACTGACGAAAGAAAAATGTGGCGGTTGCAGATGCGATGAGTGGAAGAATCAAACCGGTATAGCTATTTAACATCCCTAAGCCAGAAACGACTTCATAAGAGGGAATAATTCGGACTTCTAATGGAAGAAGAAGCGTAACAAAGATAAGCCAAAACCAGGCGGTGGCGTAGGGCAGGCGAAAGTAGATTAATGCATAGGCCGCCATCATTGAGATGATGATTTTTCCAATGGCAAACCCAAGCCCCATGACCATTGAGTTGATGATCATAGATTTGGCAGTGACATCCCCACCAAAACCGAGACTCTTATTCCAAGCCTCGCTGTAAATATCAAGAAAGTGATCGCCGGGCAACCACTGAAGCCCTTCGCTAACAATTGTATTTGGGCTGTGCGTCGAGCTTGCAAAAATCAGCCAAATTGGAATCAGCATGAATAAAGCTCCTGCGATCAAAATAAGGTGATCGGAGGATCGATTGCTTTTCATAGTTCTAGACCTTAATAGAGCGTTATAAGCGGTTTATGTATTGTGTTTACAAATAGCGTTAGTCGTTAATAGTGAACACGCTTTTCGACGAATCTAAATTGAATAAATGTCAGTGTTAACACCAACAAAAGTAGCACTACGGATTGAGCGGAACTGCCTCCGAGATCGGCGCCAACAAACCCGTCGCGATAGACTTTGTAAACCAGCGAGGTGGTTGTTCCTCCCGGTCCTCCTGATGTCATTGTGTCGATCACGCCAAAGGTTTCAAAAAATGAATACGTCAAATTGATCACCAGCAAGAAAAAACCAGTTGGGGCCAGTAAGGGGAAGGTAATGGTCCAAAATCGCTTGGTATCACTGACACAGTCGAGCATTGACGCCTCTTTAACGGCATAAGAAATAGATTGTAAACCCGCGAGGAAGTAGATGAAATTGACTGAAATTTGCTTCCAGACTGAGACTAAAATCAGAGCGAAAGTGGCGTCAATGGGATCCGTTTGTAAATTAAACTCCCACCCCAACAGGGCGAATGCATCGGTTAATACACCAATATGAGGGTTAAAGAGAAAGCCTCCGATGATTCCGGCAATAGCAGGTGCGACGGCGTATACCCAAGTTAGGGTTAGTTTGTACGGCCCTTGTCCGTGAATGACGTTGTCTGCCTTTACGGCAAGTAATAACGCAAGAGCCAAAGAGAGAAAAGAGACAATAACGGCGAATAAAAGCGTAAAACCAATCGATTTCAGATACTCGCTGGATTCGAAAAGCATTTGGTAGTTTTCAATTCCAACAAACGTGGATGACATTCCCCATGGGTCTTCAAGCATAAATGAGAGGTAAACAGCTTGAGCGGCGGGGTAAAGAAAGAAAACGGCAATGATCACAATCTGCGGTGCTAAAAAGAGATACGGCAATGGTGAATGAAAGAATTGCTGACGATGTTCCACAATATTTCCTATTTACTATATTTAGGAATATCGCCTCTTTGTCACTTTCTGCGTTTCTATTTGAGAGTGACAAAAGGCGATAGGGCAACACAAATGTGCTGATGGTGATTTTGCTAACGGTCTTTGATAACCGCGTTAATAATCATTGTGTGTTTCGATTATCAACGCCTAACTCATCAATGAATTATTTGATGGTTCGAGCAAAGCGTTTGAGAAGTTGTGCACTTTCGACTTCTACTTTGTTTAAGCTGTTCTCTACAGAAGAACGTTCAGCAAAAATATTATCAAATTCGCGGTGCATGACTTCTCGGATTTGAGGATAGAAACCGAGTCGGTAACCATTTGTCCATTCACCCGCACCAAGACTAAGTTGTTTGACACCCACTTCTGCATCCGGTTGTTCGGTGTAGTAACCTGATCGCTTGGTGAGCTCATAAGCGGCGTTGGTCACCGGTACGTATCCGGTTGTTTTATGCCAATACATTTGAGTTTCAGGCTTGGTTAAATAGTCAAAGAAAGCTGCCACACCTTGCTCTTCCGCTTTTGGTTTTCCATCAAGAGCAAACAGGGCTGCACCACCAATGAACGTTAGTCCTGCATCTGGATTTATTGATTTCCAGTAAGGCAGGTACGTAGTGCCTAGCTCAAATTTCACTCGATTGCGTAGCCCGCCGAAAGAACCCGATGAGCCCATCCACATCGCGACTTCTTGTCGTTCAAATGGGGTTTGGTTAGCATCCCAATCACTGCCGTAGTATTTGTAGTAACCCTTATCAGCCCACTCTTTCATTTTTGAAAAGTGCATAACCATGTCTTTGCTATTGAACATCAATGAAGAAGAAAGGTTATCGTAGCCATTATTCTCGTTCGCGAGAGGTAGGTTATGGCGTGACTTAAAATTCTCAAACATTATCCATGGGGTATGTGATTGCGAAAAAGTCACATAACCTTTTGTTTTTAACTTCGCTGCCAGCACTTCTAATTGTTCATAGGTTTCTGGGGCTTTAGCACCCACTTTTGCAAGGATATCTTTGTTGTAGTAAAGAACAGGCGTTGAGCTGTTAAAAGGCATGCCTACCATTTTTCCTTTGCTGTCAGCATAGAAATTACGTACACCTGCCAAATAGTTCTTCGAATTGAATTCATAGCCCGATTCCACCAAAATATCTTGTACTGGTTTTGCTACGCCAGGCACGTTCATAATTGTTGCGGCTCCAGCATCAAACACTTGTAGGATGTTAGGTGCTTGGTTTGCTCGAAATGCGGCGATACCAGCGGTTAAAGTCTCAGTGTAAGAGCCTTTATAGACGGGTACGATTTTGTAATCGTGCTGAGAAGCATTGAAATCTGTCGCGATCTTGTTAACGGTTTCCCCTAATTGACCGCCCATAGCGTGCCACCAAGTTACTTCTGTTACCGACGGATCTGTTGCTGCGAAACTTGTACCTGAAATGGTTGCTGTAAGCAGACCCGATAACCATAGCTTGTTCATCATAGTTTCCTTATTAATGATGGT
It encodes:
- a CDS encoding dicarboxylate/amino acid:cation symporter translates to MKNTKKPMSLTGRVIVGMIAGILTGFAIRALFAENGFVDAYIVNGLFEVGGKIFIASLKMLVVPLVFVSLVCGTSSLKDVTTLGRLGGKTLAFYITTTAVAITLALTMGYVFQPGAGADLTAATTFQSAEAPTLGQVIIGMFPTNPINAMAEGKTLQVIVFAVLFGIAMSAAGKPGERMAAVFSDLNEVIMKLVALLMNIAPYGVFFLMAKLFTGLGLSAIVNLAEYFLVLAGTLILHGLVTYSVMLKSFTGLSPITFLRKMEDAVMFAFSTASSNATIPVTMETVKNRLGVDNKIASFTVPLGATINMDGTAIMQGVATAFIAQAFNIDLTMGDYLTVIFTATIASVGTAGVPGVGLIMLAMVLNQVGLPLEGIALIMGVDRLLDMIRTAVNITGDSAVSCIVAKSEGALDLERFNNPEAGAKEEEVHLSRA
- a CDS encoding glycerophosphoryl diester phosphodiesterase, whose translation is MTPLIVGHRGVAGTHPENTMASIQQAIALDLDWIEVDVQPTKDGELVICHDHTIDRCSNGKGRVDSYTLADLKALDFGSWFDTQFSGELILTLDDLLHIAEQHNLGLNLEVKVDQHDSQAVVKQLKKQLEQSPIPKNKLLLSSFSHDVMRELHQHCGAYRLAVISERLNDSVRLLLSEINAFSCNLNYFWLAESHIKELQDNGYQVWCFTVNTPESFPLLENVDAIFSDFPSRFDK
- the ugpC gene encoding sn-glycerol-3-phosphate ABC transporter ATP-binding protein UgpC, producing the protein MLNIKQLVKTYENGHQAVKGVSLEIKDGEFLVLVGPSGCGKSSILRSIAGLESITSGEIHLAGRRVDNLKPALRDIAMVFQNYALYPHMSVYDNLAYGLKNRGVDRQSIAEKISKVSTTLKIEEYLDRKPSKLSGGQRQRVAMGRAIVRDPQLFLFDEPLSNLDAALRAHMRLEIKKLQRELAVTSVYVTHDQVEAMTLADRIVVLNQGKIEQVGTPKEVYHQPASQFVASFIGSPAMNFIPATIDNGYLEMGKQQIYLSEYSYLEQQDIVVGIRPEHAEISPITPTISITSPNVNTLENRSLTLSTNIHVVEPLGPNQLVHGKINEHPFIAVTPEMDLDTNHPLSIHVSMANLHIFSSTGKRIEPSRSLPNTSIAPTTLLCNRASRM
- the ugpE gene encoding sn-glycerol-3-phosphate ABC transporter permease UgpE → MKSNRSSDHLILIAGALFMLIPIWLIFASSTHSPNTIVSEGLQWLPGDHFLDIYSEAWNKSLGFGGDVTAKSMIINSMVMGLGFAIGKIIISMMAAYALIYFRLPYATAWFWLIFVTLLLPLEVRIIPSYEVVSGLGMLNSYTGLILPLIASATATFFFRQFFKTIPDELLEAAQLDNAGPIRFLFDILLPLSKTMIAAIFIIMFVVGWNQYLWPIMMTTDEGYNTIVMGIKQILNNINETNSPRYDYAFAMVILAMLPPVLVVVIFQRWFVKGLVESEK
- a CDS encoding ABC transporter permease subunit, translating into MEHRQQFFHSPLPYLFLAPQIVIIAVFFLYPAAQAVYLSFMLEDPWGMSSTFVGIENYQMLFESSEYLKSIGFTLLFAVIVSFLSLALALLLAVKADNVIHGQGPYKLTLTWVYAVAPAIAGIIGGFLFNPHIGVLTDAFALLGWEFNLQTDPIDATFALILVSVWKQISVNFIYFLAGLQSISYAVKEASMLDCVSDTKRFWTITFPLLAPTGFFLLVINLTYSFFETFGVIDTMTSGGPGGTTTSLVYKVYRDGFVGADLGGSSAQSVVLLLLVLTLTFIQFRFVEKRVHY
- a CDS encoding extracellular solute-binding protein — encoded protein: MNKLWLSGLLTATISGTSFAATDPSVTEVTWWHAMGGQLGETVNKIATDFNASQHDYKIVPVYKGSYTETLTAGIAAFRANQAPNILQVFDAGAATIMNVPGVAKPVQDILVESGYEFNSKNYLAGVRNFYADSKGKMVGMPFNSSTPVLYYNKDILAKVGAKAPETYEQLEVLAAKLKTKGYVTFSQSHTPWIMFENFKSRHNLPLANENNGYDNLSSSLMFNSKDMVMHFSKMKEWADKGYYKYYGSDWDANQTPFERQEVAMWMGSSGSFGGLRNRVKFELGTTYLPYWKSINPDAGLTFIGGAALFALDGKPKAEEQGVAAFFDYLTKPETQMYWHKTTGYVPVTNAAYELTKRSGYYTEQPDAEVGVKQLSLGAGEWTNGYRLGFYPQIREVMHREFDNIFAERSSVENSLNKVEVESAQLLKRFARTIK